Proteins encoded in a region of the Gallalistipes aquisgranensis genome:
- a CDS encoding prenyltransferase has translation MTSKWISATRPWSLPASVMPAVTALAYIFLRQDRFPETDWFAGVVALAGAAVFHLAGNLISDYFDFRHGVDSRDNIGRTNLTIVDGILKPETVLAYGFGLLALGCAIGLLLAVRCGLPILYIGLAGVPLTVFYFRMKFSALGDADIFVTFGLLIALGVVYAATGVVYPGIFAVSAAVGLLIVAILHANNTRDRVNDARAGITTLAMKIGLKRSKFFYIFLVAGAYLLVLADICLGILPPASALVLLSAPAARANIRAMLGARSMEEIAALDGLTARLVLLFSLLLTLSCLVPPLLKSLA, from the coding sequence ATGACAAGCAAATGGATTTCGGCCACCCGCCCCTGGTCCTTACCGGCTTCGGTAATGCCGGCGGTCACGGCCCTCGCATACATTTTCCTCCGGCAGGACCGTTTTCCGGAAACGGACTGGTTCGCGGGAGTCGTCGCACTGGCCGGAGCGGCCGTTTTCCACCTGGCCGGCAACCTGATCAGCGACTATTTCGATTTCCGGCACGGGGTCGATTCCCGGGACAATATCGGCCGGACGAACCTCACGATCGTGGACGGTATCCTGAAACCGGAGACCGTGCTGGCCTACGGGTTCGGACTGCTCGCCCTCGGATGTGCGATCGGTCTGCTGCTCGCGGTGCGGTGCGGCCTTCCCATCCTCTACATCGGTCTGGCAGGCGTACCGCTCACGGTGTTCTATTTCCGGATGAAATTCTCCGCCCTCGGCGACGCGGACATCTTCGTCACGTTCGGGCTGCTGATCGCGCTGGGCGTGGTCTACGCCGCCACCGGCGTCGTTTATCCCGGCATATTCGCGGTCAGCGCGGCCGTCGGGCTGCTGATCGTGGCCATTCTGCATGCCAACAACACCCGGGACAGGGTCAACGACGCCCGGGCCGGTATCACGACACTGGCGATGAAAATAGGCCTGAAACGATCCAAATTCTTCTATATTTTCCTCGTGGCCGGGGCCTACCTGCTGGTCCTGGCGGACATCTGTCTGGGCATCCTGCCACCGGCTTCGGCCCTCGTACTGCTCTCCGCACCCGCGGCCCGCGCCAACATACGGGCCATGCTCGGCGCCCGGAGCATGGAAGAGATCGCCGCCCTCGACGGACTCACCGCCCGGCTCGTGCTGCTCTTCTCCCTGCTGCTGACGCTCTCCTGCCTCGTCCCGCCCCTGCTCAAGTCTCTCGCATGA
- a CDS encoding CPBP family intramembrane glutamic endopeptidase, whose translation MKRTILSLSVAALLWFVMFSPWTAPHIDFWATMSFSAAVLCILSFRFGNVGHRFRGAAPQDLLTGIVSAAVLWGIFWIGNYLSTRWFGFAQAQVGAIYSMKEGHDPALVALLLLVLIGPAEEIFWRGYIQNRMRDFVRSHRPGLGSTAVTLTSVALTAAIYSLVHVWSFNFMLVMASLVCGVFWGLLYAFGRSLPATVLSHALWDAAVFIVFPIH comes from the coding sequence ATGAAACGCACGATACTCTCCCTTTCCGTTGCAGCCCTTCTGTGGTTCGTGATGTTTTCGCCGTGGACGGCACCGCACATCGACTTCTGGGCGACGATGTCCTTCTCGGCCGCCGTCCTCTGCATCCTCTCGTTCCGCTTCGGGAATGTCGGACACAGGTTCCGCGGAGCCGCTCCTCAGGACCTCCTGACGGGAATCGTCTCGGCCGCCGTTCTGTGGGGCATCTTCTGGATCGGAAACTACCTATCCACGCGGTGGTTCGGATTCGCCCAGGCACAGGTCGGGGCGATCTATTCGATGAAAGAGGGGCACGATCCGGCACTCGTCGCCCTGCTCCTGCTGGTCCTGATCGGACCGGCCGAAGAGATATTCTGGCGGGGATATATCCAGAACCGGATGCGGGACTTCGTACGGTCGCACCGGCCCGGGCTCGGTTCCACCGCCGTCACGCTGACGTCGGTAGCCCTGACGGCGGCGATCTACTCCCTCGTGCACGTATGGTCGTTCAATTTCATGCTGGTGATGGCCTCCCTCGTCTGCGGGGTCTTCTGGGGCCTTCTGTATGCATTCGGACGGAGCCTTCCCGCAACGGTCCTGTCGCACGCCCTGTGGGATGCGGCCGTATTCATCGTCTTTCCCATCCATTAG
- a CDS encoding M20 metallopeptidase family protein, with amino-acid sequence MERKMILGAALDLFGTVLEYRRYLHSHAELSFGERETADYIARVLEREGIRFSRIAGTGILARIDGYTSSKRTVVLRADIDALPVSERTGLPFASVNEGVMHACGHDMHAAALLGALLLLRDRRDRFEGTVLGLFQPGEEVNPGGASLVLKEEPFAEFDVAAVIGEHVEPELPTGTVGFRAGKYMASSDEVRITVRGQGGHAALPHRLKDPVVAAAAMISAFQQIAGRNADPRVPTVFSIGRVIADGATNVIPDTVEMEGTLRTFEERWRSDACDRIRAIAAGTAAAYGVEAGVDISVGYPCVVNDASLVALGRSVCTGLLGREAVVKLGLRPTAEDFGYYTQRYPSLFFRLGVGYADGHSAGRLHTSAFNPDEKALCYGVAVLSALALEILGLPAVRKDLPDAE; translated from the coding sequence ATGGAAAGGAAGATGATACTCGGGGCGGCGCTGGACCTGTTCGGTACGGTGCTGGAGTATCGCCGCTACCTCCACTCCCATGCGGAACTTTCCTTCGGGGAGCGGGAGACGGCGGACTATATCGCCCGGGTGCTGGAGCGCGAGGGCATCCGTTTCAGCCGGATAGCCGGGACGGGAATTCTGGCCCGGATCGACGGCTACACCTCTTCGAAACGCACGGTGGTGTTGCGGGCCGACATCGACGCGCTGCCCGTCTCCGAGCGGACCGGGCTTCCGTTCGCGTCGGTCAACGAGGGGGTGATGCACGCCTGCGGACACGACATGCATGCGGCGGCCCTGCTGGGGGCTCTGTTGTTGCTGCGTGACCGAAGGGATCGTTTCGAGGGGACCGTGCTGGGATTGTTCCAACCCGGAGAGGAGGTCAATCCGGGAGGGGCTTCGCTGGTGCTGAAGGAGGAGCCTTTCGCGGAGTTCGACGTTGCTGCCGTGATCGGGGAGCATGTCGAGCCGGAGCTGCCCACGGGAACGGTGGGTTTCCGGGCCGGAAAATACATGGCTTCGAGCGACGAGGTGCGCATCACGGTGCGGGGACAGGGCGGACACGCCGCCCTGCCGCACAGACTGAAGGACCCTGTGGTGGCCGCCGCCGCCATGATTTCCGCTTTCCAGCAGATCGCCGGGCGCAATGCCGACCCGCGGGTCCCGACGGTCTTTTCCATCGGGCGGGTGATCGCGGACGGGGCGACCAACGTGATTCCCGACACGGTGGAGATGGAGGGAACGCTCCGTACGTTCGAGGAGCGTTGGCGTTCCGATGCCTGCGACCGCATCCGGGCGATCGCCGCCGGTACGGCAGCCGCCTATGGCGTGGAGGCCGGGGTGGATATTTCGGTGGGCTATCCCTGCGTAGTGAACGACGCCTCCTTGGTGGCGCTTGGGCGCAGCGTGTGCACCGGACTGTTGGGTCGGGAGGCCGTCGTGAAACTGGGACTGAGACCTACGGCCGAGGATTTCGGCTACTATACGCAGCGCTATCCCTCGCTCTTTTTCCGTCTGGGTGTGGGGTATGCCGACGGCCATTCGGCCGGCCGACTCCATACGTCTGCGTTCAATCCGGACGAGAAGGCGCTCTGTTACGGCGTGGCCGTGCTGTCGGCGCTGGCACTGGAGATACTGGGCCTTCCGGCGGTCCGGAAGGATTTGCCGGATGCGGAGTGA
- a CDS encoding methylenetetrahydrofolate reductase, which yields MQITEIIEQARREGRTRFAFELLPPLKGDGTAGVFSAIDPLMEFGPAYINVTYHREDVKYVERGNGLLEKRIVRRRPGTVGISAAIMKRYGVEAVPHLICGGLSRYDIEDALIDLDFLGVNNVLALRGDNLRGEHSFAPHPQGHAHACDLVAQIADMNAGIFVDGEVQPCHHSRFCIGVAGYPEKHAESPNPESDMLYLKRKVDAGASYIVTQMSFDNARIFDFIRRCREAGITVPVIPGIKPLSTKAHLTVLPQVFHVDLPQELVAEASGCPDNAAVREVGVRWAVRQVRELREAGIPVVHFYTMGKTDNVVKIIREAL from the coding sequence ATGCAGATAACGGAAATTATCGAACAGGCCCGCCGGGAGGGCCGCACGCGTTTCGCTTTCGAACTGCTGCCTCCGCTCAAGGGGGACGGTACGGCGGGCGTCTTCTCGGCCATCGACCCGCTGATGGAGTTCGGACCGGCCTATATCAACGTGACCTACCACCGCGAAGACGTCAAGTACGTGGAGCGCGGGAACGGTCTGCTCGAAAAGCGGATCGTCCGCCGCCGGCCCGGTACGGTGGGTATCTCGGCCGCCATCATGAAGCGCTACGGCGTGGAGGCGGTGCCTCACCTGATCTGCGGCGGCCTTTCGCGCTACGACATCGAGGACGCGCTGATCGACCTCGACTTTCTCGGGGTGAACAACGTGCTGGCCCTGAGGGGAGACAACCTGCGGGGGGAGCACTCCTTTGCACCTCACCCGCAGGGACATGCCCATGCCTGCGACCTGGTGGCCCAGATCGCCGATATGAATGCGGGCATTTTCGTGGACGGGGAGGTGCAGCCCTGCCACCATTCGCGGTTCTGTATCGGGGTGGCGGGCTATCCGGAGAAACATGCCGAGTCGCCGAATCCCGAGTCGGACATGCTTTACCTGAAAAGGAAGGTCGATGCGGGGGCGTCGTATATCGTCACGCAGATGAGTTTCGACAATGCCCGCATTTTCGATTTCATCCGCCGCTGCCGCGAAGCGGGAATCACGGTGCCCGTAATTCCGGGTATCAAACCCCTTTCGACCAAGGCGCATCTTACGGTGCTTCCGCAGGTATTCCACGTCGATCTGCCGCAGGAGCTGGTGGCCGAGGCGAGTGGCTGTCCCGACAATGCCGCCGTGCGCGAGGTGGGTGTCCGCTGGGCGGTCCGCCAGGTGAGGGAGCTGCGGGAGGCGGGGATTCCGGTGGTGCACTTCTACACGATGGGCAAGACGGACAACGTCGTGAAAATCATTCGGGAGGCATTGTAG
- the metH gene encoding methionine synthase, producing the protein MKFSIYDEAGRRILVLDGGLGTMVQSFGLGEEDYRGEAFRDWAVPLKGCNDVLPVTAPQVIGRIHEAYLAAGADIISTDTFNANAVSLADYGLEGEVRRLNREAAALARRTADRFTLENPSKPRFVAGSIGPTNRTASMSADVNNPAAREVTFDDLAAAYAEQVRGLLDGGVDIFLVETIFDVLNAKAAVFAVEQVCRERGVQRPLMLSGTLTDASGRTLSGQTVEAFWISLAHARPFSIGLNCAFGARQLMPYVERLSRVAECRISAHPNAGLPNVMGGYDETPQMFADEVERYMREGLVNIVGGCCGTTPAHIAAVARAAARYAPRPLPEPRRETVLSGLEPLRIVPEANFVNVGERTNVAGSAKFRKMIREERWEEAVAVARSQVEAGAQVVDVCMDDGLIDGAAAMTRFLNLAMSEPEIARVPFMIDSSKWEVLEAGLKCTQGKSVVNSISLKEGEAEFLRRAELVRRYGAAAVVMLFDERGQADTCARKIEVARRAYGLLTGAGFPAENIIFDPNVLAVATGIAEHDNYGVDFIEAVRWIKANLPGVKVSGGVSNLSFSFRGHNTIREAMHSVFLYHAVAAGMDMGIVNPAMLQVYEEIPPQLLELAEDVVLNRRPDATERLMRYAETVDETAPSGTAVVESWRELPLPGRIAHAMVKGIADHIAEDAMEAFRAEGSPLAVIDRLLMPAMGRVGELFGAGKMFLPQVVKSARVMKKAVEVLTPYIGAGDPVAGASAGRVLIATVKGDVHDIGKNIVSVVMTCNGYEILDLGVMVECGRIVDEAERWGAQAIGLSGLITPSLEEMIRVVKELERRGMTVPVIIGGATTSKVHTAVKIAPHYGGVVVHSGDASDNVRILSRLFGPDRETYIAGVKEEQRQLRERFERRQREKELLPLGEARARRYVKPADRIVVPRQTGRVVFRDFPISEAERYIDWNFFFPAWGLKGRYPDLLSSPEKGEEARRLLADARQLLGRIRDEGLLGLHGVAGIFPVRSEGDDLVFTAGDGREVRMAQLRSQQRDEPCNLSLADYAVDGAAGATDYAGVFAVTGGVGLDRLAASFREAGDDYNAIMSKLLADRLTEAFAEAVHAFVRRTLWRYETGPELPPEAVIRGEYRGIRTAFGYPACPDHSLKREVFSLLRVEESVPMTLTENWMISPGEALCGLIFADEEARYFAVGQIDGEQTADYAARRGLNEEELRRIIPQNL; encoded by the coding sequence ATGAAATTTTCGATATACGACGAAGCCGGGCGCCGGATTCTGGTGCTCGACGGGGGGCTCGGTACGATGGTGCAGAGTTTCGGCCTGGGCGAAGAGGATTACCGGGGCGAGGCGTTCCGCGACTGGGCGGTGCCCCTGAAGGGATGCAACGACGTGCTGCCGGTGACGGCGCCGCAGGTGATCGGGCGGATTCATGAAGCCTACCTGGCGGCGGGTGCCGACATTATTTCGACCGATACGTTCAATGCCAACGCCGTGTCGCTGGCCGACTACGGGCTGGAAGGCGAGGTGCGCCGGCTCAACCGCGAGGCGGCTGCCCTGGCCCGGCGGACGGCCGACCGCTTTACGCTGGAGAATCCGTCGAAACCCCGTTTCGTGGCGGGTTCGATCGGACCGACCAACCGGACGGCCTCGATGTCGGCCGACGTGAACAATCCGGCGGCGCGCGAAGTCACCTTCGACGACCTTGCGGCCGCCTATGCCGAGCAGGTGCGCGGCCTGCTGGACGGCGGGGTGGATATCTTCCTCGTGGAGACGATTTTCGACGTGCTCAACGCCAAGGCCGCCGTGTTCGCCGTCGAACAGGTGTGCCGCGAACGGGGCGTGCAGCGGCCGTTGATGCTCTCCGGTACGCTGACCGATGCCAGCGGGCGCACCCTGTCGGGACAGACGGTGGAGGCGTTCTGGATTTCGCTGGCCCATGCCCGTCCTTTCTCAATCGGGCTCAACTGCGCCTTCGGCGCCCGGCAGCTGATGCCCTACGTGGAGCGTCTGTCCCGGGTGGCCGAGTGCCGCATTTCGGCCCACCCCAACGCCGGACTGCCCAACGTGATGGGCGGTTACGACGAGACGCCGCAGATGTTCGCCGACGAGGTGGAGCGATATATGCGGGAGGGGCTGGTGAACATCGTGGGAGGGTGCTGCGGCACCACGCCCGCGCATATCGCCGCCGTGGCCCGGGCTGCTGCCCGGTATGCGCCCCGTCCCCTGCCCGAACCCCGCAGGGAGACGGTGCTCAGCGGACTGGAGCCGTTGCGGATCGTTCCCGAGGCCAATTTCGTGAACGTGGGCGAACGCACCAATGTGGCCGGTTCGGCGAAGTTCAGGAAGATGATCCGCGAGGAGCGCTGGGAGGAGGCCGTGGCCGTGGCCCGTTCGCAGGTGGAGGCCGGTGCGCAGGTGGTGGATGTCTGCATGGACGACGGGCTGATCGACGGGGCGGCGGCCATGACCCGGTTCCTGAACCTGGCCATGTCGGAGCCCGAGATCGCGCGGGTGCCCTTCATGATCGACTCCTCGAAGTGGGAAGTGCTCGAAGCCGGTCTCAAGTGTACGCAGGGGAAGAGCGTGGTCAACTCCATTTCGCTCAAGGAGGGCGAGGCGGAGTTCCTGAGACGGGCGGAACTGGTGCGCCGCTACGGGGCGGCAGCCGTGGTGATGCTCTTCGACGAACGGGGCCAGGCCGACACCTGCGCCCGCAAGATCGAGGTGGCCCGGCGGGCGTACGGCCTGCTGACCGGAGCCGGTTTCCCGGCGGAGAATATCATATTCGATCCCAACGTACTGGCCGTGGCCACGGGGATCGCGGAACACGACAACTACGGCGTGGATTTCATCGAGGCGGTACGCTGGATCAAGGCGAACCTGCCCGGGGTGAAAGTGAGCGGCGGGGTGAGCAACCTGTCGTTTTCGTTCCGGGGACACAACACGATCCGCGAGGCGATGCACTCCGTCTTCCTGTATCATGCGGTGGCCGCGGGTATGGACATGGGCATCGTGAATCCGGCCATGCTGCAGGTCTACGAGGAGATTCCCCCGCAGCTGCTGGAGCTGGCCGAGGACGTGGTGCTCAACCGGCGTCCCGACGCTACGGAGCGGCTGATGCGGTATGCCGAGACGGTGGACGAGACGGCCCCGTCGGGTACCGCCGTCGTGGAAAGTTGGCGGGAGCTGCCCCTGCCCGGGCGGATCGCGCATGCGATGGTGAAGGGAATCGCCGACCACATCGCCGAGGATGCGATGGAGGCTTTCCGGGCCGAAGGGTCGCCGCTGGCGGTGATCGACCGCCTGCTGATGCCGGCTATGGGCCGGGTGGGCGAGTTGTTCGGGGCGGGCAAGATGTTTCTTCCCCAGGTGGTCAAGAGCGCCCGGGTGATGAAGAAGGCCGTGGAGGTGCTCACTCCTTATATCGGGGCGGGCGATCCGGTGGCGGGCGCTTCGGCGGGACGTGTCCTGATCGCCACGGTCAAGGGCGACGTGCATGACATCGGCAAGAATATCGTGTCGGTCGTGATGACCTGCAACGGATACGAAATCCTCGACCTGGGGGTGATGGTCGAGTGCGGCAGGATCGTGGACGAGGCCGAACGGTGGGGTGCGCAGGCCATCGGTCTGAGCGGGCTCATCACTCCCTCGCTGGAGGAGATGATCCGTGTGGTGAAGGAGCTGGAGCGCAGGGGGATGACCGTGCCGGTAATCATCGGCGGGGCGACCACTTCGAAAGTGCACACGGCGGTGAAGATCGCCCCGCATTACGGCGGAGTGGTGGTCCACAGCGGCGACGCTTCGGACAACGTGCGGATTCTCTCCCGGCTGTTCGGCCCCGACCGTGAGACCTACATCGCCGGGGTGAAGGAGGAACAGCGGCAGTTGCGGGAGCGGTTCGAACGCCGGCAGCGGGAGAAGGAGCTGCTGCCGTTGGGCGAGGCGCGTGCCCGCCGGTACGTGAAGCCGGCCGACCGGATCGTCGTGCCCCGGCAGACGGGGCGCGTGGTCTTCCGCGATTTCCCGATTTCCGAGGCGGAACGTTATATCGACTGGAACTTCTTTTTCCCTGCATGGGGATTGAAGGGCCGCTATCCGGACCTGCTCTCTTCGCCCGAAAAGGGGGAGGAGGCGCGGCGCCTGCTGGCCGATGCCCGGCAGCTTCTCGGGCGCATCCGGGACGAGGGGCTGCTCGGCCTGCACGGTGTGGCGGGCATCTTCCCCGTGCGGAGCGAGGGCGACGACCTCGTCTTTACGGCCGGGGACGGCAGGGAAGTGCGCATGGCCCAGCTGCGTTCCCAGCAGCGGGACGAACCGTGCAACCTTTCGCTGGCCGATTATGCCGTGGACGGTGCGGCGGGTGCGACCGACTACGCCGGGGTTTTCGCCGTCACGGGCGGTGTGGGGCTCGACCGTCTGGCGGCCTCTTTCCGCGAGGCGGGCGACGACTATAACGCCATCATGAGCAAGCTGCTGGCCGACCGGCTCACCGAGGCGTTCGCCGAAGCGGTGCATGCTTTCGTGCGGCGCACCCTGTGGAGGTACGAGACGGGGCCGGAGCTTCCGCCCGAGGCGGTGATCCGCGGGGAATACCGGGGTATCCGCACGGCCTTCGGCTATCCTGCCTGCCCGGACCATTCGCTCAAGCGGGAGGTGTTCTCCCTGCTGAGGGTGGAGGAGTCGGTGCCGATGACCCTCACCGAAAACTGGATGATCTCGCCCGGCGAGGCCTTGTGCGGGCTGATCTTCGCGGACGAGGAGGCCCGCTATTTCGCGGTGGGACAGATCGACGGCGAACAGACGGCCGACTATGCGGCCCGGCGGGGGTTGAACGAGGAGGAGTTGAGGCGGATCATTCCGCAGAATCTCTGA
- a CDS encoding glutaminyl-peptide cyclotransferase yields the protein MKYILVTILCCLGLGACLGRGGGKSLTAERPRQASVRVPERYSYRIAAVHPHDPSSYTQGLYWDRGRLYEGTGLYGESALLETDPATGKVLRRESLPAELFGEGIARLGDTIYQLTWQEGRALLYDATTFRRIGEFRYPGEGWGLTTDGSVLYASDGTSRIRVLDPRDFSVKREIFVTAEGRAQEYLNELEWIGGELWANVYMTDLIVRIDPATGEVTGVIDLTGLLPEADRTPETDVLNGIAWDRETGRIFVTGKRWSKLFEIEPVGR from the coding sequence ATGAAATACATCCTCGTCACGATCCTCTGCTGTCTCGGCCTGGGCGCCTGTCTGGGCCGGGGAGGAGGGAAAAGCCTCACGGCGGAGCGCCCCAGGCAGGCTTCGGTGCGCGTGCCCGAGCGGTACAGCTACCGGATCGCCGCCGTCCATCCCCACGATCCCTCGTCCTACACGCAGGGGCTCTACTGGGACCGGGGCCGCCTCTACGAGGGTACGGGGCTCTACGGCGAGTCGGCTCTGCTGGAGACCGACCCTGCGACGGGAAAGGTGCTCCGGAGGGAATCCCTGCCGGCCGAACTTTTCGGCGAGGGGATTGCCCGGCTGGGAGACACCATCTACCAGTTGACGTGGCAGGAAGGCCGGGCGCTGCTTTACGATGCCACCACCTTCCGGCGCATCGGCGAGTTCCGCTATCCCGGCGAGGGATGGGGGCTGACCACGGACGGTTCCGTGCTCTACGCCAGCGACGGAACCTCCCGCATCCGGGTGCTCGACCCGCGCGATTTCAGCGTGAAACGGGAGATTTTCGTGACCGCCGAGGGCCGGGCGCAGGAATATCTGAACGAACTGGAGTGGATCGGTGGCGAACTGTGGGCCAATGTCTACATGACCGATTTGATCGTGCGGATCGACCCCGCCACGGGCGAGGTGACGGGTGTGATCGACCTGACGGGCCTGTTGCCCGAAGCCGACCGTACGCCGGAGACGGACGTGCTCAACGGCATCGCGTGGGACCGGGAGACGGGCCGGATTTTCGTGACCGGGAAGAGATGGAGCAAACTGTTCGAGATCGAACCGGTCGGGCGGTAA
- the serS gene encoding serine--tRNA ligase, with product MLTLKQIRDDEAHAIERLAVKGVDAAPVIRRIVALDDRRKEIQKELDTKLAEQNTIAKEIGRLFAQGKREEADAAKEKTAQLKADTKVLDEELKKTEEELRTQIVTLPNFPARIVPEGKTAADNLVVKIVEEIPKLPEGALPHWELAKKYDIIDFELGVKLTGAGFPVYKGQGAALQRALITFFLDRNTAAGYTEVMPPIMVNEASGFGTGQLPDKEGQMYHAEVDNFYMIPTAEVPVTNIYRDVIVNESDFPIKLTAYTPCFRREAGSYGKDVRGLNRLHQFDKVEIVRIEHPDRSYQALDEMVAHVESLVKDLGLPYRILRLCGGDMSFTSALTYDFEVYSEAQGRWLEVSSVSNFESFQANRLKLRYRGADKKTHLAHTLNGSSLALPRIVAALLENNQTPEGIRIPEVLVPYTRFDMIK from the coding sequence ATGTTAACGCTAAAACAGATCCGGGACGACGAAGCCCATGCCATCGAGCGTCTGGCCGTCAAGGGCGTGGATGCGGCCCCGGTGATCCGGCGCATCGTCGCGCTGGACGACCGCCGCAAGGAGATACAGAAGGAACTCGACACCAAACTGGCCGAACAGAACACCATAGCCAAGGAGATCGGCCGGCTTTTCGCGCAGGGCAAGCGCGAGGAAGCCGACGCGGCCAAAGAGAAGACCGCCCAGCTCAAGGCCGACACGAAAGTGCTGGACGAGGAGCTGAAGAAGACCGAAGAGGAACTCCGCACCCAGATCGTCACCCTGCCCAACTTCCCGGCCCGAATCGTGCCGGAAGGGAAAACGGCCGCCGACAACCTCGTGGTGAAGATCGTGGAGGAGATTCCCAAGCTGCCCGAAGGCGCCCTGCCCCACTGGGAGCTGGCCAAGAAATACGACATCATCGACTTCGAACTGGGCGTGAAGCTCACCGGGGCCGGATTCCCCGTCTACAAGGGACAGGGAGCCGCCCTGCAGCGGGCGCTGATCACCTTTTTCCTCGACCGCAACACGGCGGCCGGCTACACGGAGGTGATGCCCCCGATCATGGTCAACGAGGCATCGGGGTTCGGCACAGGCCAGCTGCCCGACAAGGAGGGCCAGATGTACCACGCCGAGGTGGACAACTTCTACATGATCCCCACGGCCGAGGTGCCCGTTACCAACATCTACCGCGACGTGATCGTCAACGAGAGCGACTTCCCGATCAAACTGACCGCCTACACCCCCTGTTTCCGCCGCGAGGCCGGAAGCTACGGCAAGGACGTGCGCGGCCTGAACCGCCTGCACCAGTTCGACAAGGTGGAGATCGTGCGCATCGAGCACCCCGACCGTTCCTACCAGGCGCTGGACGAGATGGTGGCTCACGTGGAGAGTCTCGTGAAGGATCTGGGGCTGCCCTACCGCATCCTGCGGCTGTGCGGCGGGGACATGAGTTTCACGTCGGCCCTCACCTACGACTTCGAGGTCTATTCCGAAGCGCAGGGACGGTGGCTGGAGGTGTCGTCCGTCTCCAACTTCGAGTCGTTCCAGGCCAACCGGCTGAAGCTGCGCTACCGCGGCGCCGACAAGAAGACGCACCTGGCCCACACCCTCAACGGCAGTTCGCTGGCCCTGCCCCGCATCGTGGCCGCCCTGCTGGAGAACAACCAGACGCCGGAAGGCATCCGCATCCCCGAAGTGCTGGTTCCCTACACACGGTTCGATATGATCAAATAG
- a CDS encoding indolepyruvate ferredoxin oxidoreductase subunit alpha, which yields MAYKIKADTCTACGTCIDECPVEAISAGDVYVIDPSVCTECGTCAGVCPVEAIELE from the coding sequence ATGGCTTACAAGATCAAAGCAGATACCTGCACCGCCTGCGGTACTTGTATCGACGAGTGCCCCGTAGAGGCTATCTCCGCTGGTGACGTTTACGTAATCGACCCCTCGGTCTGCACCGAGTGCGGAACCTGCGCCGGCGTTTGCCCCGTAGAGGCTATCGAACTGGAATAA